From the genome of Synchiropus splendidus isolate RoL2022-P1 chromosome 17, RoL_Sspl_1.0, whole genome shotgun sequence, one region includes:
- the elnb gene encoding elastin b, which yields MARGTLGTYLRAALLLAVWKPSLQGGVYVPAGGAAGSGIGAGVGPGRGFGPGGTGTGFGPGGTGFGPGGTGTGFGPGGTGFGPGGTGTGFGPGGTGFGPGGTGTGPGQGSAGGGAYGGQGQGGVGPGGVGSGGVGPGRTGPGGIGPGGVGPGGVRPGVVGPGGFGPGGVSPGGFGPGGLRPGSYGQEAGPGGFGPGGKPPKTGYGSLGAGGFGGGPVGGPGRGQGAGYTPGGGYYGAGYGAGGTGQFPGSGLPKPPKTGRTGPTTGQTGYGPGGAGAGSGGTGFGPGGVGIGPGGAGIGPGGTGFGPGGAGGALGLDRVVLGLDLVELGLDRVVLGLDLAELGLDQVALGLDQVELGLDRVALGLDLVELGLDRVVLGLDRVALGLDLVEPGLDRVVLGLVQVELALDRVVLELGQAARGLDRVVLGLDLVELGLDRVVLGLDLVELAGFGPGGAGVGPGGTGFGPGGAGFGPGGTGLGPGGAGVGPSGGTQTLPQTGGAGRGPGGKSGNKASKQVPGVGVPGLYQGGYVPGQGFGGRGVLPGVATGAGLGPQTGAGVLGQDGAGQGTGNGRGQQLPGVFRGYPLISPKTGAAKSKKLGKAASKYGAGGGGLTPGQGGALGVGDGRLTPGFRGGPGSVPGFAGGGGTAAGPGFGAGAGPGGAGYGPGRTGQGTGGAGYRPGGGGYGPGGVGSVGTGTGPGGYDANAKARKYGMLGGPGFGPGGTGTGYGPGGGGGPGGTGIGFGPGRGGLSYGPGGGVGPGGVGTGYGPGTGVGPGGAGTGYGPGGGVGPGGAGTGYGPGGGVGPGGAGTGYGPGTGVGPGAAGTGYGPGTGVGPGAAGTGYGPGTGVGPGAAGTGYGPGGGFRQGGAGYGPGGYSGAKARKYGLPGGAGGSLGTGGLAPGSGVGTGTGPGGFGPARTGGLGPAGYGPGVVPGTGFGPGGGLGTGAATGYGPGGYGPGGFGPGPGGQGYAGSKAAKYGPAGGVLPGTGVGTTGTADQSGPRTGVSVNGTGTQTRPSAGGAVVAGGTPEPATAGGRGGAPAGTGGQDSDGGPGVGGRAAGSGGGLGGTGIPISGAQPGINGSHVSGVGADLSLPGAKPLKPPGVPRGDTPGEGEGSPDGDAGGRQPGVGRAPGTTATGGESPATGSGGVGGTPKPPKEYGPGGTSASAGVGGGPGGVGGGPVGGGPGGVGGGPGGVGGGPGGVGGGPGGVGGGPGGVGGGPGGVGAGPGGVGGGPGGVGGGPGGVGGGPVGGGSGGVGGGAGGDGLAPGIGGPAGAGTAMKPGKSYGGGGVLPGSGKKITLFSRIKPKLSFPFTKEYDIPPELESGRVGNQGKVVELFPAVDRPRFDTEDKNMRLFVIPAYRTLGVGGPGGVGPGGYRPGFGGYGAGPGGYGVGPGGFGAGPDGYGTGPGGAGGGPGGGPGGAAGLVPYAAGAGAAGSRFGAGKPSKSYGAGAGSYGTGGVGTGPGGFGGGGYGPGGTRVYGPTGAGQGGYGPIGAATGVGPGTGPGGVGTGPGLYGGAAGTGLYSAGQGNRKPPKSGYGSSSQGGTGYGPGGSGTGTGGFGPGGAGTGAGGFGPGGAGTRTGFGPGGSGTGTGGFGPGGSGTGTGGFGPGGAGTGTGGFGPGGAGTRTGFGPGGAGTGAGYAPGGTGTGAVKPYGKRKPGYGGTGFGPGGYGPAGTGPGGIGPGGYGTGGAGTGPGGYRPGGTGGFGPGGSSLSGAGFGPGTGATRGTGGPAGATQGGAGGPGGLPGGGNTGYVGISGGSYPGYTGAGQKTKAQKAAKYATMQALLGAGGYRGAGCQSKYCGRRRK from the exons ATGGCGAGGGGGACTTTGGGCACGTACCTTCGAGCGGCCCTTCTTCTGGCTGTGTGGAAACCTTCACTGCAGGGAG GTGTGTACGTACCGgctggtggagctgcaggatCTGGCATCGGAGCTGGTGTTGGGCCCGGACGGGGATTTGGACCGGGAGGAACCGGGACTGGATTCGGACCAGGTGGAACTGGATTTGGACCAGGAGGAACCGGGACTGGATTCGGACCAGGTGGAACTGGATTTGGACCAGGAGGAACCGGGACTGGATTCGGACCAGGTGGAACTGGATTTGGACCAGGAGGAACCGGGACTGGACCTGGGCAAGGCAGTGCTGGTGGAG GAGCATATGGCGGGCAAGGACAAGGAGGTGTGGGACCTGGGGGAGTTGGATCAGGCGGAGTAGGACCAGGAAGAACAGGACCTGGAGGCATCGGACCAGGCGGAGTCGGCCCAGGTGGAGTCAGACCAGGGGTAGTCGGACCAGGTGGATTTGGACCAGGTGGAGTCAGCCCAGGTGGATTTGGACCAGGTGGCTTAAGGCCTGGATCTTATGGGCAGGAAGCCGGACCAGGAGGGTTCGGACCAG GTGGGAAGCCTCCAAAAACAG GATATGGATCCCTCGGGGCAGGGGGGTTCGGTGGCGGACCGGTTGGGGGTCCAGGCAGAGGTCAAGGAGCAGGATATACACCTGGAG GAGGCTACTATGGCGCTGGTTATGGAGCAGGTGGCACAGGCCAGTTTCCCGGGTCAGGGCTCCCGAAACCTCCTAAAACAG GCAGGACAGGACCAACCACTGGACAAACAGGATATGGACCCGGAGGTGCTGGAGCTGGGTCTGGCGGGACGGGATTTGGACCAGGTGGGGTTGGAATTGGACCAGGGGGAGCAGGGATTGGTCCAGGAGGGACAGGCTTTGGACCTGGTGGTGCTGGG GGGGCACTGGGTTTGGACCGGGTGGTGCTGGGGTTGGACCTGGTGGAACTGGGTTTGGACCGGGTGGTGCTGGGGTTGGACCTGGCGGAACTGGGTTTGGACCAGGTGGCGCTGGGGTTGGACCAGGTGGAACTGGGTTTGGACCGGGTGGCGCTGGGGTTGGACCTGGTGGAGCTGGGTTTGGACCGGGTGGTGCTGGGGTTGGACCGGGTGGCGCTGGGGTTGGACCTGGTGGAACCGGGTTTGGACCGGGTGGTGCTGGGGTTGGTCCAGGTGGAACTGGCTTTGGACCGGGTGGTGCTGGAGTTGGGCCAGGCGGCACGGGGTTTGGACCGGGTGGTGCTGGGGTTGGACCTGGTGGAACTGGGTTTGGACCGGGTGGTGCTGGGGTTGGACCTGGTGGAACTGG CCGGGTTTGGACCGGGTGGTGCTGGGGTTGGACCTGGTGGAACTGGGTTTGGACCGGGTGGTGCTGGGTTTGGGCCAGGGGGCACTGGGCTTGGACCAGGTGGTGCAGGAGTGGGACCCAGTGGTGGAACCCAAACTCTACCACAGACAGGTGGAGCTGGTCGAGGACCCGGTGGGAAGAGTGGTAATAAAGCATCAAAACAAGTCCCAG GAGTCGGAGTGCCTGGACTCTATCAGGGGGGATACGTCCCGGGTCAAG GCTTCGGAGGTCGAGGTGTTCTGCCGGGAGTAGCTACAGGAGCTGGACTTGGTCCACAGACTG GAGCTGGAGTTCTTGGTCAGGATGGTGCAGGTCAGGGAACAGGAA ATGGCCGTGGACAACAGCTGCCGGGTGTTTTCCGTGGCTACCCGCTCATCTCACCGAAGACAG GGGCTGCAAAGTCAAAGAAACTGGGAAAAGCCGCttccaaatatg GAGCTGGAGGTGGTGGGTTGACTCCGGGTCAAGGAGGGGCTCTGGGTGTCGGGGATGGGAGACTGACACCTGGCTTTCGGGGGGGTCCTGGATCTGTACCTGGTTTTGCTGGTGGAGGGGGAACTGCTGCTGGACCAGGCTTTGGTGCCGGTGCAGGTCCTGGAGGTGCTGGTTATGGACCTGGGAGGACTGGACAAGGAACTGGAGGAGCTGGTTACAGGCCCGGAGGAGGTGGATATGGACCTGGTGGAGTTGGATCGGTGGGCACTGGAACAGGACCTGGAG GCTATGATGCCAATGCAAAGGCCCGCAAATATG GGATGCTGGGTGGACCAGGCTTTGGACCTGGAGGGACAGGTACAGGCTATGGGCCTGGTGGAGGAGGCGGTCCTGGTGGCACTGGAATTGGGTTTGGACCAGGCAGAGGAGGATTAAGCTAcggaccaggtggaggagttgGACCTGGTGGCGTAGGAACTGGGTACGGACCAGGCACAGGAGTCGGACCGGGTGGGGCTGGAACTGGGTAcggaccaggtggaggagttgGACCGGGTGGGGCTGGAACTGGCTAtggaccaggtggaggagttgGACCGGGCGGGGCTGGAACTGGGTACGGACCAGGCACAGGAGTCGgaccaggtgctgctggaactgGGTACGGACCAGGCACAGGAGTCGgaccaggtgctgctggaactgGGTACGGACCAGGCACAGGAGTCGgaccaggtgctgctggaactgGGTACGGACCAGGTGGAGGATTCCGACAGGGCGGGGCAGGTTATGGACctggag GCTACTCTGGTGCCAAAGCACGCAAATACG GTCTTCCTGGAGGTGCAGGAGGGAGCCTGGGGACAGGAGGATTAGCACCAGGCTCAGGAGTTGGAACAGGAACTGGACCTGGAGGTTTTGGACCAGCTCGTACTGGAG GATTGGGACCAGCTGGATACGGTCCAGGAGTCGTGCCGGGCACTGGCTTTGGACCAGGAGGTGGCCTCGGCACGGGAGCAGCGACTGGATATGGACCAG gaGGTTATGGACCGGGAGGCTTCGGACCTGGACCCGGCGGACAAG GATATGCCGGATCTAAAGCAGCCAAATACG gaccagcaggtggcgtgTTACCTGGTACTGGTGTTGGAACAACTGGAACTGCAGACCAGTCTGGACCCAGAACCGGGGTTTCTGTAAATGGCACTGGAACACAGACGAGACCCAGTG CAGGTGGAGCCGTGGTGGcaggaggaactccagaaccagcGACAGCAG GTGGCAGAGGTGGAGCTCCAGCTGGAACAGGAGGACAAGACAGCGATGGAG GTCCTGGGGTGGGAGGAAGAGCGGCAGGTTCTGGAGGAGGCCTGGGGGGAACCGGGATCCCCATCAGCGGAGCACAACCAG GAATCAATGGCAGCCACGTGTCAG GTGTGGGTGCTGATCTCTCGCTGCCTGGAGCCAAGCCACTGAAGCCTCCAGGCGTTCCCAGAGGAGACACaccaggagaaggtgaaggcagTCCAGATGGAGATGCAGGTGGAAGACAACCAGGGGTAGGAAGGGCTCCTGGCACCACCGCCACTGGAGGAGAAAGTCCTGCTACAGGCAGCGGTGGAGTGGGAGGAACCCCCAAACCACCCAAAG AATACGGACCTGGTGGGACTTCGGCAAGTGCTGGAGTTGGAGGAGGTCCAGGAGGAGTAGGTGGAGGCCCTGTTGGAGGAGGACCTGGTGGAGTTGGTGGAGGCCCTGGCGGAGTTGGTGGAGGCCCTGGTGGAGTTGGTGGAGGCCCTGGCGGAGTTGGTGGAGGCCCTGGTGGAGTTGGTGGAGGCCCAGGAGGAGTAGGTGCAGGCCCTGGCGGAGTTGGTGGAGGTCCTGGTGGAGTCGGTGGAGGCCCAGGAGGAGTAGGTGGAGGCCCTGTGGGAGGAGGTTCTGGTGGAGTTGGTGGAGGTGCAGGAGGAGATGGTTTGGCGCCTGGGATTGGTGGACCTGCAGGAGCTGGAACTGCCATGAAACCTGGGAAGA GCTACGGTGGTGGAGGTGTTCTCCCAGGATCAGGTAAGAAGATCACACTTTTTTCCCGGATCAAACCTAAACTCTCCTTTCCTTTCACAAAGGAATACGATATCCCACCGGAGCTGGAGTCGGGCAGGGTGGGAAACCAGGGAAAGGTTGTAGAGCTCTTCCCTGCCGTCGATCGCCCTCGGTTTGACACTGAAGATAAGAACATGCGTTTGTTTGTCATTCCAGCATACAGAACTCTTGGGGTTGGAGGTCCAGGTGGGGTTGGACCAGGAGGTTACCGGCCAGGATTTGGTGGATACGGCGCCGGACCTGGTGGATATGGGGTTGGCCCTGGAGGGTTTGGAGCCGGGCCTGATGGTTATGGCACTGGACCCGGAGGTGCTGGTGGGGGACCAGGAGGCGGacctggtggagctgctggtctGGTTCCATACGCAGCCGGTGCAGGAGCTGCCG GATCCAGATTTGGAGCGGGCAAACCATCTAAAA GTTATGGCGCTGGAGCTGGCAGCTATGGAACTGGAGGTGTTGGAACTGGCCCGGGAGGTTTTGGTGGCGGTGGCTACGGACCAGGAGGCACTCGTGTTTACGGACCGACCGGTGCCGGACAAGGTGGATATGGACCCATTGGTGCAGCAACAGGAGTGggacctggaactggaccaggaggTGTTGGAACCGGACCGGGTCTCTATGGTGGTGCAGCAGGAACTGGGCTCTACTCTGCAGGGCAGGGAAACAGGAAACCACCTAAATCTG GTTACGGCTCATCATCCCAGGGCGGAACCGGCTATGGACCAG GTGGATCTGGGACTGGAACAGGAGGGTTCGGACCAGGTGGTGCTGGAACCGGAGCAGGAGGGTTCGGACCAGGTGGAGCTGGAACCAGAACTGGTTTTGGTCCAGGTGGTTCTGGAACCGGAACAGGAGGGTTTGGACCAGGTGGTTCTGGAACAGGAACAGGAGGGTTCGGACCAGGTGGAGCTGGAACCGGAACAGGAGGGTTCGGACCAGGTGGAGCTGGAACCAGAACTGGTTTTGGTCCAGGTGGCGCTGGGACCGGAGCTGGTTATGCACCGGGTGGTACGGGCACAGGAGCAGTAAAACCATACGGGAAAAGAAAACCTG gTTACGGAGGAACTGGGTTTGGCCCAGGAGGATATGGTCCTGCTGGAACCGGGCCAGGAGGAATTGGTCCTGGTGGGTATGGCACGGGTGGTGCTGGTACTGGGCCAGGGGGCTATAGACCTGGTGGGACCGGTGGTTTTGGACCAGGAGGATCATCGCTGAGTGGTGCTGGTTTTGGACCAG GTACTGGAGCAACCCGAGGAACAGGGGGGCCGGCCGGGGCGACTCAGGGAGGGGCCGGGGGTCCGGGAGGACTTCCAG GTGGCGGTAACACTGGCTATGTCGGCATATCCGGAGGAAGCTATCCAG GATACACAGGCGCTGGACAAAAAA CCAAAGCACAGAAGGCAGCCAAATACGCAACCATGCAGGCTCTGCTGGGAGCCGGAGGCTACCGAG GCGCGGGCTGCCAGAGCAAATACTGCGGCCGCAGGAGGAAGTGA
- the mrps17 gene encoding 28S ribosomal protein S17, mitochondrial, with translation MSVVRSSVHAKWIIGKVIGTKMAKTAKVRVTRLVLDPYLLKYYNKRKTYFAHDALQQCTMGDIVLLKALPAPRSKHVKHELAEIVYKVGRVVDPLTGRRVAGTEFLESLTDLADEVKVEDALSGKLGELSVSGAPGGADAPPAATPAP, from the exons ATGTCGGTGGTCAGGTCGTCCGTTCATGCCAAGTGGATCATCGGCAAGGTGATCGGGACCAAGATGGCTAAAACGGCCAAAGTGAGGGTGACGCGGTTGGTGCTGGACCCCTACCTGCTGAAG TACTACAACAAGAGGAAGACCTACTTTGCCCACGATGCTCTGCAGCAGTGCACCATGGGAGATATTGTCCTCCTGAAGGCTCTGCCTGCTCCACGCTCCAAGCATGTCAAGCACGAACTCGCTGAAATCGTCTACAAAGTGGGGCGGGTGGTCGACCCCCTCACTGGCAGGAGGGTCGCAGGGACTGAGTTTCTGGAGTCTTTGACCGACCTTGCGGATGAGGTCAAGGTCGAAGACGCACTGTCAGGAAAGCTGGGAGAGCTGAGCGTCTCTGGAGCCCCTGGTGGAGCCGACGCCCCTCCAGCAGCGACGCCGGCTCCGTAG
- the LOC128748869 gene encoding protein NipSnap homolog 2-like, which yields MATRVLHRLSAGVRLGPTGLNASGQAHLIARSISGPQDSWFKSLFVRKVDPRKDAHSHLLAKKEINNLYKIQFHNVKPECLDDYNELCEKVLPSIHADPEYPCELVGTWNTWYGEQDQAVHLWRYRGGYPALTEVMNKLRQNKDFMEYRQERGKMLLSRRNQLLLEFSFWDEPAPRAGPNIYELRSYQLRPGTMIEWGNYWARAIEIRQHNQEAVGGFFSQIGSLYTVHHLWAYKDLQSRENIRNAAWQREGWDEVVYYTVPLIQHMESRIMIPMKNSPLK from the exons ATGGCGACCCGAGTCCTTCACAGACTGAGCGCCGGCGTCAGACTCGGCCCGACGGGGCTGAATGCAAGCGGGCAGGCCCACCTTATCGCAAG GAGCATATCGGGCCCTCAGGACAGCTGGTTCAAATCCTTGTTCGTCAGGAAAGTGGACCCGAGGAAGGACGCTCACTCCCACCTGCTGGCCAAGAAGGAGATCAACAATCTGTACAAGATTCAAT TTCACAACGTCAAGCCAGAGTGCCTGGATGACTACAACGAACTCTG TGAGAAGGTTTTGCCTTCCATTCACGCCGACCCGGAATATCCCTGTGAGCTGGTGGGAACCTGGAACACCTGGTATGGAGAGCAGGACCAGGCAG TTCACCTGTGGAGGTACCGGGGAGGTTACCCCGCCCTCACTGAGGTCATGAATAAACTGCGGCAGAACAAG GACTTCATGGAATACAGACAAGAGAGGGGCAAGATGCTGCTGTCCCGCCGGAACCAGCTGCTTCTGGAGTTCAGCTTCTGGGACGAGCCCGCGCCCCGAGCCGGCCCCAACATATACGAGCTGCGATCCTACCAGCTGAGG CCTGGGACCATGATCGAGTGGGGCAACTACTG GGCTCGGGCCATCGAGATCCGCCAGCACAACCAGGAGGCGGTGGGAGGCTTCTTCTCTCAGATCGGGAGTCTGTACACGGTTCACCACCTGTGGG CCTACAAGGACCTGCAGTCCAGAGAGAACATCCGGAACGCAGCCTGGCAGCGCGAAGGCTGGGACGAGGTGGTTTACTACACAG TTCCTCTGATTCAGCACATGGAATCCAGGATAATGATTCCCATGAAGAACTCTCCGTTAAAGTAG